A window of Aerococcus urinae contains these coding sequences:
- a CDS encoding G5 domain-containing protein: MISEKSSNRSYRYAIKRLNIGVASVAVAVGLLFMGETSVAHAASIEGVASENVADLANGQGHSSGEADKAVSPDSSYSLTDKVSESTSRPVFSTENRATYYTDLEASDEVLVGGDEQPAYVEYNREADQTRTVEDRVIDRKEVTDSRTVTETGLGRNHFDRIGPNVTKFDPTEYNPAKADRGPENVQSVQFGNSNALGSRMIHNVQSQRGALVKKEAVSFDKDFELNLEVRLDHHNNTTAADGFGFLFIEGANKGQDYLNQGGILKNRGVAKAFGYKIDIRYNPETNQMDKQGMSNRIAGNQHRGYTAFVRNDQAGTSRIVGSSHGFEYNNKRMQGRYERDADQFRPEEFEPLLLKYSARSGQFQAIYGDGAGRIVQSINAQALGIDRRKQYTFAITSEVAPYYRGGAGVAVRQDGTARITYSKQEKGRVEETRLVRQERASGFDTIYKYNPNLGKGLRRTIQEGKKTIVESQIHIKTINKKEVSRRLVSERVLQQGQNRIIEIGTQEVRQDSQVTVKEIPYQTITRENPNLAKGERRVIQSGITGRVEETTTTTYVNGRPQPNPEITSRVVRDKRDEIVEVGTQEVRKDSRVTVKEIPYQTITRENPNLPKGERRVIQSGITGRVEERTVTTYVNGRPQPNPEVTSRVLRDKRDEIVEVGTQVVEVRREIIVKTTDPRVIVIDDRTLAPREEVVVNPGRKGKIKTIIETTYINGVPQPNPKVIRTVLATPMNRVIRRGFTFDSFSRSSERSSVPTAYSNSRRYRPSTYRPTRVRRSARAHYYRPSYSGSFRR; this comes from the coding sequence ATGATCAGTGAAAAAAGTAGCAATCGCTCCTATCGCTATGCCATCAAACGCTTAAATATCGGTGTGGCTTCAGTCGCTGTTGCTGTCGGCTTGCTCTTTATGGGAGAGACTTCTGTGGCTCATGCAGCTTCAATTGAAGGCGTAGCAAGTGAAAATGTAGCCGACCTTGCAAACGGTCAAGGCCATTCATCAGGAGAGGCAGATAAGGCAGTTTCTCCAGACAGCAGTTATTCCTTGACTGATAAGGTGAGCGAATCAACCAGCCGACCAGTCTTCAGTACAGAAAATCGGGCGACTTACTATACCGACCTGGAAGCCAGCGATGAAGTGCTTGTGGGTGGAGACGAGCAACCTGCCTACGTTGAATATAACCGAGAAGCTGACCAAACGCGCACCGTCGAAGACCGGGTCATTGACCGTAAGGAAGTGACTGATAGCCGAACCGTCACAGAAACTGGCCTGGGTAGAAATCATTTTGATCGGATAGGTCCCAATGTGACCAAATTTGACCCGACAGAATATAACCCAGCCAAGGCCGACCGTGGCCCTGAGAATGTTCAATCAGTTCAATTTGGCAATAGCAATGCCTTGGGATCACGGATGATTCACAATGTTCAAAGCCAACGCGGCGCCTTGGTGAAGAAGGAGGCGGTGAGCTTCGACAAAGACTTTGAGTTGAATTTAGAAGTTCGCCTGGACCACCACAACAATACCACGGCTGCAGACGGCTTTGGTTTCTTATTTATTGAAGGCGCCAACAAGGGTCAAGACTACCTCAATCAAGGCGGTATTCTCAAGAACCGCGGCGTCGCTAAGGCATTTGGTTATAAGATTGACATTCGTTACAACCCAGAAACCAATCAGATGGATAAGCAAGGCATGTCTAACCGCATTGCCGGCAACCAACATCGTGGTTACACAGCCTTCGTTCGCAATGACCAAGCAGGGACCAGTCGGATTGTCGGGTCTAGCCATGGTTTTGAATACAACAACAAGCGGATGCAAGGCCGTTATGAACGTGACGCTGATCAATTCCGTCCTGAAGAATTTGAGCCACTGCTTTTGAAATACAGCGCCCGTAGTGGTCAATTCCAAGCCATCTATGGGGACGGGGCTGGCCGCATTGTCCAATCCATCAATGCCCAAGCCTTGGGGATTGACCGCCGTAAGCAATATACTTTCGCCATTACCTCTGAAGTAGCCCCCTACTACCGTGGAGGTGCTGGGGTGGCTGTTCGTCAAGACGGTACGGCCCGGATCACATACTCTAAGCAAGAGAAAGGGCGTGTCGAAGAAACCCGCCTAGTCCGCCAAGAAAGAGCGAGTGGTTTCGATACCATTTACAAGTACAACCCCAATCTTGGCAAGGGTCTGCGACGGACGATCCAAGAAGGCAAGAAGACTATTGTCGAAAGTCAAATCCATATCAAAACCATCAACAAGAAAGAAGTCAGTCGCCGCTTAGTGAGCGAAAGAGTCCTTCAACAAGGGCAAAATCGCATTATCGAAATCGGCACCCAAGAGGTTCGCCAAGACTCTCAAGTAACCGTTAAGGAAATTCCTTACCAAACCATCACTCGTGAGAATCCTAACCTTGCAAAAGGAGAACGTCGCGTGATTCAAAGCGGAATCACCGGCCGCGTCGAAGAAACCACAACAACGACTTACGTCAATGGACGTCCACAGCCTAACCCAGAAATCACTAGCCGAGTAGTCCGTGACAAACGTGATGAAATTGTGGAAGTCGGTACCCAAGAAGTTCGTAAAGATTCCCGAGTAACTGTCAAGGAAATCCCTTATCAAACCATCACTCGCGAGAATCCTAACCTTCCAAAAGGTGAGCGCCGTGTGATTCAAAGCGGAATTACTGGTCGCGTAGAAGAAAGAACCGTGACCACTTACGTCAATGGGCGTCCACAACCTAACCCCGAAGTTACCAGCCGTGTCCTCCGCGACAAACGCGATGAGATCGTGGAAGTGGGAACTCAAGTTGTTGAAGTGAGAAGAGAAATTATAGTTAAAACAACTGATCCGAGAGTAATTGTGATAGATGATAGAACATTAGCTCCCCGAGAAGAAGTCGTTGTTAATCCTGGTCGAAAAGGGAAAATTAAGACAATCATTGAAACGACCTACATTAATGGAGTCCCTCAACCCAATCCAAAGGTAATTCGAACAGTTCTTGCAACGCCAATGAATCGAGTTATTCGACGAGGATTCACTTTTGACAGCTTTAGTCGTTCAAGTGAAAGAAGTTCAGTTCCAACAGCTTATTCCAATTCTCGAAGATATCGCCCATCAACCTATCGTCCAACTCGCGTGAGACGTTCTGCTAGAGCGCATTATTACAGACCTTCTTACTCAGGTTCCTTTAGAAGATAA
- a CDS encoding collagen-flanked surface repeat-containing protein, with product MRIKNPDTFETTNNIFIPDGAKGEKGDQGAAGTNGKDGVDGKSPTISTKDNGNGSHTITITNPDGSTTSFEVKNGQKGDKGDKGDRGETGAQGAAGANGKDAAPLTVTKTEKDKDGNTVVTLSDGTVLNIAKGDKGDQGLPGEKGAKGDKGDTGAAGANGKDGVDGKSPEVSTAETPDGHTITIKNPDGTTTSFEVKNGQKGEKGDKGDRGERGLQGERGAQGAAGADGKSPLISTKDNGDGSHTITITNPDGSTTTTTIKDGKNGSDGKDAAPLTVTKTEKDKDGNTVVTLSDGTVLNIAKGDKGDQGPQGEKGAKGDKGDTGAAGANGKDGVDGKSPEVSTAETPDGHTITIKNPDGSTTSFEVKNGQKGDKGDKGDRGETGAQGVAGTNGKDGKDGKSLTVTHTAKDDQGNTLVTLSDGTVLTIAKGDKGEKGDKGDRGERGAQGIAGSDGKDGKDGKDGKTYLPVVERTSYGNLINFYPVNPETGKVDTSKEPVARAIVKDGLDGLAPKITARRNATNDGVIITVTPQVRGTDRSVSDDTPEVTELKDGKSPDVDVTTDANGNHVVTITKTNGKQKSVTITNGKDGKAPIVETLPGKDSQGHSGTKILVKHPETGAVISESFVRDGKDGKDGRDGKDGKAPIVETKPGQDRAGQTGAYILVKNPETGAVISETFISDGKDGESPKVETTPATNEKGEKGHYISFIHPKTGQTFSKVFVKDGKDGKDGQDGLTPDIKPVFDKNGKQIGVEISLTDRKGKLLSREFIYNGEDGQTPIIETEPSDNPKQPGTKIIYKNPKTGEVIRQVFVRDGKDGKDGKDGRDGRDGRDGKDAQGVEKITVNNNGDLVIINSNHTTQVIPRPNQGGIKDAKVDEAGHLIISLDDGRTIDAGLVRGKDGRDGRDGKDGKDGKDGRGIKNVKLTDNGDFIVVYTDYSIEVAGNVCGTCPNPSKPSHPDQPSPDKPGKKGKPETPEKPGTPDQPGTPDKPGKHDQPATPDKPSDQGDKPKPKDKEKTPEIPHEKPSPAAPAGPRPRKTEEEMGDKVQEEIPSEHSDYLVTTSLHKKKDTSVKTYTLTYPKAFKASENASLSIHDNNALPSQEAKQEVAEVKSQATSLPKTGSEADSTLPVLLAAALLLTGTGLVTISKKDESLH from the coding sequence TTGCGTATCAAGAACCCAGATACCTTTGAAACCACCAACAACATCTTTATTCCAGATGGTGCTAAAGGAGAAAAAGGGGATCAAGGCGCAGCTGGAACCAATGGAAAAGATGGTGTAGACGGCAAATCTCCAACTATCTCAACCAAAGATAACGGTAACGGCTCTCACACCATCACCATCACCAATCCAGATGGCAGCACAACTTCATTCGAAGTGAAGAATGGCCAAAAGGGTGATAAAGGTGACAAGGGGGACCGCGGTGAAACCGGCGCTCAAGGTGCCGCTGGAGCCAACGGAAAAGACGCCGCTCCACTAACTGTTACCAAGACTGAAAAAGATAAAGACGGCAATACAGTCGTTACTTTATCTGACGGCACAGTCTTAAACATCGCAAAAGGGGACAAAGGTGACCAAGGTCTTCCAGGCGAAAAAGGCGCCAAGGGGGATAAAGGTGATACAGGAGCAGCTGGAGCTAACGGTAAAGACGGTGTAGATGGGAAGTCCCCAGAAGTCTCAACCGCTGAAACCCCAGACGGTCACACTATCACTATCAAGAACCCAGATGGCACAACTACCTCATTTGAAGTCAAGAACGGCCAAAAAGGTGAAAAGGGTGACAAAGGAGACCGCGGTGAAAGAGGTCTGCAAGGTGAACGTGGCGCTCAAGGAGCAGCTGGTGCAGACGGAAAATCCCCACTGATCTCAACCAAAGATAACGGCGATGGATCTCACACCATCACTATCACCAATCCGGACGGCTCAACAACTACCACAACTATCAAAGATGGTAAAAATGGAAGCGATGGTAAAGACGCCGCTCCACTAACAGTAACCAAGACCGAAAAAGATAAAGACGGCAATACAGTCGTTACTTTATCTGATGGCACAGTTCTCAATATTGCAAAAGGGGACAAAGGTGACCAAGGTCCACAAGGCGAAAAAGGCGCCAAGGGAGATAAAGGTGACACAGGAGCAGCTGGAGCTAACGGTAAAGACGGTGTAGATGGGAAGTCCCCAGAAGTCTCAACCGCTGAAACCCCAGATGGTCACACTATCACTATTAAGAACCCTGACGGCAGCACGACTTCATTTGAAGTGAAAAACGGCCAAAAAGGTGATAAAGGTGATAAGGGCGACCGCGGTGAAACCGGCGCTCAAGGTGTCGCTGGGACCAATGGTAAAGATGGTAAAGACGGCAAATCTCTTACCGTCACCCACACTGCTAAAGACGACCAAGGCAACACCCTCGTTACCTTATCCGACGGCACCGTCCTCACCATCGCAAAAGGCGATAAAGGTGAAAAAGGTGACAAGGGTGACCGCGGTGAACGTGGCGCCCAAGGTATCGCCGGAAGCGACGGTAAAGACGGTAAAGACGGTAAGGACGGCAAGACCTACCTGCCAGTGGTAGAAAGAACCTCCTATGGGAATCTAATTAATTTCTACCCAGTCAACCCAGAAACGGGTAAGGTGGACACCTCTAAGGAACCTGTTGCCAGAGCCATTGTTAAGGATGGTCTAGACGGTTTAGCACCTAAAATTACAGCCCGCCGGAATGCTACTAACGATGGGGTTATCATCACAGTAACACCACAAGTTCGTGGTACAGATCGTTCGGTTTCGGATGACACACCTGAAGTCACTGAGTTAAAAGACGGTAAATCCCCAGATGTTGATGTAACAACCGATGCTAATGGCAACCATGTTGTGACAATTACCAAAACGAATGGCAAGCAAAAATCAGTCACCATCACTAACGGTAAGGATGGCAAAGCCCCAATCGTTGAAACCTTACCAGGAAAAGACAGCCAAGGACATAGCGGAACTAAGATCCTGGTTAAACATCCAGAGACTGGAGCTGTCATCTCTGAAAGCTTTGTCAGAGACGGTAAAGATGGAAAAGACGGAAGAGACGGCAAGGATGGCAAGGCGCCAATTGTTGAGACCAAGCCAGGCCAAGACCGTGCAGGGCAAACAGGTGCCTATATTCTTGTCAAAAATCCAGAAACTGGGGCAGTGATCAGCGAGACCTTTATCTCTGATGGTAAGGATGGCGAGTCGCCTAAAGTTGAAACCACTCCAGCCACCAATGAAAAGGGTGAAAAAGGCCATTACATCAGCTTCATCCATCCAAAGACGGGGCAAACATTCAGCAAAGTCTTTGTCAAAGATGGAAAAGATGGCAAGGACGGTCAAGATGGCCTAACTCCTGATATCAAGCCAGTCTTCGATAAGAATGGTAAACAAATCGGGGTTGAAATTTCCTTAACCGACCGCAAGGGTAAGCTCTTAAGTCGAGAATTTATCTATAATGGTGAAGATGGTCAAACCCCAATCATCGAAACTGAGCCAAGCGACAATCCTAAACAACCAGGCACCAAGATTATCTATAAGAATCCGAAAACTGGAGAAGTCATCCGCCAAGTCTTCGTTCGCGACGGCAAAGACGGTAAAGATGGCAAGGATGGCCGTGACGGTCGTGATGGTAGAGACGGTAAGGATGCTCAAGGGGTCGAGAAGATTACGGTCAACAATAACGGTGATCTTGTGATTATCAACAGCAACCACACCACTCAAGTGATCCCTCGTCCAAATCAAGGCGGCATTAAAGATGCCAAGGTTGATGAAGCCGGCCACTTGATCATTAGTCTTGACGATGGTCGGACCATTGACGCTGGTCTTGTTCGCGGTAAGGATGGTCGTGACGGTCGCGATGGTAAAGACGGCAAAGACGGAAAAGATGGCCGGGGCATTAAGAATGTCAAGCTTACCGACAATGGCGACTTCATTGTAGTTTACACCGACTACAGTATCGAAGTTGCGGGTAATGTCTGCGGGACATGTCCAAACCCAAGCAAACCATCCCATCCAGACCAACCGAGTCCAGATAAGCCTGGTAAAAAAGGTAAACCAGAAACTCCTGAAAAACCAGGAACCCCAGATCAACCAGGAACTCCAGACAAACCTGGTAAACACGACCAACCAGCCACTCCAGACAAACCATCTGATCAAGGGGACAAACCTAAGCCTAAGGACAAGGAAAAAACGCCGGAAATTCCTCATGAGAAGCCAAGTCCAGCAGCTCCAGCAGGTCCTCGTCCAAGAAAAACAGAGGAAGAAATGGGAGACAAAGTTCAAGAAGAAATCCCTAGTGAACATTCAGACTATCTGGTGACAACCAGCCTGCACAAGAAGAAGGATACGTCGGTGAAGACCTATACACTCACTTATCCTAAAGCCTTCAAAGCTAGCGAAAATGCGTCATTAAGTATTCATGACAATAATGCTTTGCCTAGTCAAGAAGCCAAGCAAGAAGTAGCTGAAGTGAAGAGTCAAGCAACCAGCCTGCCAAAAACAGGTTCAGAAGCTGACTCCACCCTTCCAGTTCTCTTAGCAGCTGCCTTATTGCTCACTGGAACAGGATTGGTTACAATCAGCAAGAAGGATGAATCTCTACATTAA
- the trxB gene encoding thioredoxin-disulfide reductase, whose product MSEEVKTYDVIVIGAGPAGLTAALYASRANLAVAVLERGVPGGELINTATVENYPGYKSISGPDLANKMYESAMQFGAEYVFGNVKKVIPGKPYHLIETDNGDYKAKAIVIATGSVHRTLDVPGEEEYNGHGVSYCAVCDGAFYKGRDIKVVGGGDSAVEEGSYLTQFANTVDIIHRRDQLRAQKILQDRAFANDKISFTWDSVVKEIKGDGKQVTSIVVENVKTHDLTEVPAGGVFIYVGLLPNSEAFRDLGITDEEGWILTDENMATTVPGIFACGDVRKKKLRQVSTAVGDAGSAGQEAYQYVEALG is encoded by the coding sequence GTGAGTGAAGAAGTTAAGACTTATGATGTGATTGTTATCGGTGCCGGACCAGCCGGCTTAACGGCCGCCTTGTATGCTTCCCGGGCTAATTTAGCGGTGGCTGTCTTAGAACGGGGAGTTCCTGGTGGGGAACTGATTAATACTGCCACGGTGGAAAACTACCCCGGCTACAAGAGTATTTCTGGACCGGACCTGGCCAACAAGATGTACGAAAGCGCCATGCAATTTGGAGCCGAGTATGTCTTTGGTAATGTGAAGAAAGTAATCCCTGGTAAACCTTACCACCTGATTGAAACCGATAATGGGGATTACAAGGCCAAGGCTATTGTTATCGCTACCGGATCAGTGCATCGAACCTTGGATGTGCCTGGAGAAGAAGAATACAATGGTCACGGGGTTTCCTACTGTGCCGTTTGTGACGGGGCCTTCTATAAGGGCCGCGACATCAAGGTGGTCGGTGGCGGCGACTCGGCTGTGGAAGAGGGGAGCTACCTGACCCAATTTGCCAACACGGTCGACATTATCCACCGCCGGGACCAATTACGGGCCCAAAAAATTCTCCAAGACCGCGCCTTTGCTAACGACAAGATTTCTTTTACCTGGGATAGCGTGGTTAAAGAAATCAAAGGCGACGGTAAGCAAGTTACCAGCATTGTGGTGGAAAATGTTAAGACCCATGATCTGACTGAAGTCCCAGCTGGCGGGGTCTTCATCTATGTGGGGCTCCTGCCTAATAGTGAAGCATTTCGTGATTTAGGCATTACTGATGAAGAAGGCTGGATCCTAACCGATGAAAACATGGCCACCACTGTACCAGGAATCTTTGCCTGTGGGGATGTCCGCAAGAAGAAATTACGCCAAGTCTCCACCGCAGTCGGTGACGCCGGCAGCGCAGGACAAGAAGCCTACCAATACGTGGAAGCCTTAGGATAG